Genomic window (Leptolyngbya sp. 'hensonii'):
GGTGATTAGTTTTGTGTGGGTTAAGTTGGCTTTACAGAGCTCAGCCACAATCAAATTAGCGTGACTCAAGTTTGCCTCGCTCAGATTCGCCCCCGTAAGATTGACTGCAGTCAAAGAGGCATAACTTAAATTGGCACCCCGCAAATTCGCTCTAAACAGATTGGCGCGGCTTAAATCAGCATTCGCGAGATTGGCCTCCGCGAGATTGATTTCGCTCAGGTTAGCTCTGTAAAGATTCGCTTTACCCAGGTCTATTCTACTGAAGTCTCTTTCCCCTGCTGCGTATCGCTTCAGAAGCTCATCAATATCCATGCGGCCTATATCTCAATCAATGACTGCAGTTTTGAATTTCTTCCATAAAACTACAATCTAATCTTCTGAACTACTACCTTAATAGCAGGATATTCCATCGTAAACCATCCTGGAAATTCAGCAGCTTCTACTAATCGAGCAATGTCCGATCAGCCCGTTTAAACTAGCACGGGCATCCTGCCCGTTTCTATAAAAGATTTGTCAGGCAGTCAGGTCCCCAAGTCATGAGAGAGAACTGAGTTCCGATCAGTTCCGAGTCTATGGCATGAAAAATTACTAGAGAATAAAGTAAGGAAAAAAGGTGACGATCGTTCACCTGCATTCCAATCAGAACTGAGTAGGAGCATTGAACCTGCCGTGAATCCTAATCGGACAGGATCCGATAACCTCTCGACCCATCGTATCCCAGCTAAGAATCCCTGGTTGGCCGTCAACCTATCGATGCTGTTTCCTGGCCTGGGTCTGATTTATGCAAATCGGTTTCCTGAAGGCGGCTGTTTTCTGGCCCTTGAACTGGCCGTGCTGACGATCCTGGGCTGGTCTGTTTTTGGAGCTAACGGCAATACTATGGTAGGTCTGGCCCTGATCCTGCCTGCCATTTTCATTTATGTTGCCAGCCTCTTTGAGTCCTATCGCTGTGTGAGTGGAATCAGTATCCTGGCAGCACAGAACAGGCTGAACCGGCAAAAGGATCCCTGGTTTGCGGTTTTTCTCTCTCAATTAATTCCGGGGTTGGGGCATTTCCACCTTGAAGATCTGGTCACAGGCTCTGCCCTGATGGTCTTGACCCTGATCGCCCTGGGTTTGAGCAGTCGCTCTTCCTGGCTTCTGCTGGCTCCTCCCCTACTCTACGCCATTGCCTGCTACCATATCTCCACCGCATTTCAACCACAGTTTCGCTCCAGGCAGCAACTTCTACTGCTCCTGATTACGGCGATCATGGTTTTAAGGTTAACCCTCGGCTCCATCCCCATTTGGGTCCGTTTTTTTGTGGAACCTTTCATTGTTCCCAGTAGTTCCATGTTACCGACACTGCAGGTTGGCGATCGGATCTTTGTGGATAAATCCCCTGCTTACCGCCCCAGGCAGGAAGATCTCATTGTTTTCCAAGCTCCCCAAGCAGCCCTAGCCGGAGACAGCAAAAAGATCAGATTTTACGTAAAACGCATTATTGGCGAACCGGGGCAAATCATCCAGGTGAAAGACTGGCGGGTTTATGTCGATGGTTTGCCACTGCAAGAGAATTACATTGCTGAACCCCCCGCTTATCTCTGGGGACCCAAGACCGTTCCCCCAGGCTCCTATTTTGTCATGGGAGATAATCGCAATGACAGTTTTGATTCCCATGTCTGGGGCTTTCTCTCGCAAAGCCAGATTATTGGTCGAGCTTATAAAATCTACTGGCCCCCCCGACGGATCAAGGCCCTGTAGCCTGAAATTCAAACTCCACCTGACGATTCCATTGTTTGCAGGGATTTCAGGGCAGCGCGACTCTGATACCGATCAGCAAAATGCTGCTTAATCTGAGTTGCATACTCCTGCACAGGTTTAGGGGGGAGCAGTGCCACAAACAGACGCAGTTTGACCAAGTTCATGCCATTAGAAACTCTGGCTTCCACTGAGACAATAGCAGCCAGAGTAAATGTAGACTAGGTATCTTTGAGGAGATATTGGCTTGAAATTATCATTCCAGCCATTGGCAGGACTGTCGTGCAGGCTACCGAGTTGAAGAAACCCTAGTTATCCACCCGTCCGAACCTGACTCTCAACTAGCTGCTGATGCAGTTGCTTCCAGGTCTGAGCCGGTTCCCGACACAGGAGACCCTGACAAACCAGCCCCACCGCACCCACAGGCAAATCCTCTGTAGTCGCCAGGACGGTTGCCGGTAAGTACCGACTGGCCAGAGCATTGAGTTGATCAGCCGGGACGCGCACCAGCGTCTGGTTATAGAACCAATCCAGGGCTGTGAAAAGGCTGGGGCAAGCCTGGGGGGTACGCTGCAGGATACTTCCAAAAGATTGTAGGGCCTGTTCTGCCCGATCGAGATAGTCCAGATTTTCGCTCAAAAGCGCCAATCGGACCAAGTTGGCGATCGCAACGCCATTGGCTGCAGGAGTGGCATTATCCACATAACTGCGCTCCCGCACAATCAGATCTCGCCCTGCATCAGCGGCTGTGTTGTAGTAGCCTCCCAGTTCCACGCTCCAGAGAAATTCATCAAATTCTTCCTGAACCCGCATGGCCTGCTCCAACCAATTTGTCATCGGTTCTGGGGCGGCACCCACAACCACCAGGCTGGCTTGTTGTAAATCCAGCAGCGCTTTAATAAACAGGGCATAATCCTCAGACTGGGCCAGGACTGCGATCTGCCCCTCATAGTTCAACCGGTGGAAGCGCCCATCCTGCCACTGGTGTTGCCGAATAAAATTGGCAGCCTGGATCGCAGGTTGCAAATAGTCTGAAGCCTGAAAGGCTGTCGCAGCACGGGCCAGCCCAGAAATCATCAGGCTGTTCCAAGCCACGATCATCTTTGTATCCGTAACCGGTGGAATTCGACCAGGCCAATCGTGGCTTTTCGCCTCCTGGTTGTTGCGAGCGGGTGGAAAAGTGGTCAGGGTCTGACGATTTTCCCCATAGCGAATCTGAAATAGCTTATCCAGAGCAGATTTGAGGTTTACACTCAGGACACCAATTTCGTACCGTTGCAGAACGCTTTTCCCTTCAAAATTACCCTCCGGCGTAACGGTAAAGTTTTCAATGAGCTCAGCGAATTCATCCGCCGTTAACTGGGCCTCCAGTTCAGGATAGGTCCAGACATAAAATGCGCCCTCCTCCGGTTCAATATCATGCGCAGTGTGGAAGCTATCCGCATCCTGAGCGGCATAGAAGTAGCCAGCCGGAGCTGTCATTTCCCGCTGGAGCCATTGCAAAGTTCCCGCGATCGCCGTTTCAAAGGCCGGTTCCTGAACGCCAGTAGTCCAGAGATTCGCCAGGTATTCCATAATCTGGCCATTGTCGTAGAGCATCTTCTCAAAGTGAGGCACAGTCCAGTTGGGGTCTACCGTGTAACGATGGAAGCCACCCCCAACATGGTCATAGATGCCACCCAGGGCTAGCAAGATACCCCGCTGAGTAGCCAACTGACGGGCATTGTCAGGCGACTGCATCTGAAACCGGGCAGCACGCAAGGTCAGATCGGCGTAAGGAATCATGGGAAAGCTGGGACCCGATCCCCGAGGGCTCAGCACCCCCACCGTCTTTTCCACACCTTGCCGAAACTGATCCGCATTCAGAACCTGCCCGGGCTGGATCAGCACCGAACTCTGGAGTGCCCCCAGAATTTTTTCCCGAATCCCTAGCAGTTCTTCCTTGTCGGTATCGTAATAGCGGCGCAGTTCCTGCAATACCCTCAAAAAACCGGGTCGGCCATAGCGGGGTTCTACCGGAAAATAGGTTCCCCCATAGAAAGGCACCCGATCCTCCGGTGACAGAAACACATTTAACGGCCAGCCCCCCTGCCCTACCATCATCTGCAGAGCCTGCATATAAATGGTGTCCAGATCAGGCCGTTCTTCCCGATCGACCTTGATCGGAAGAAAGTAAGTGTTCATGTACTCCGCGATCGTGAGGTCAGAAAATGCCTCCCCCTCCATCACCGTACACCAGTGGCAACTGGAGTAGCCGATCGACAGAAAAATGGGCTTATTCTCTCGCTTCGCCGTTTCCAGGGCTTCATCACACCAGGGCCACCAGTCGATCGGATTTTCGGCATGCTTCCGTAGATACAGGCTCTGAGACTGGGCGAGACGGTTTGGCATAGCAGGGTTGAGGGTTCGGTGAGCACTCCCAGTTTAGGATATTTACGCCAAGACACAGAAAAGGCTAAGCACAGGGCTGATAGTCTCTGCGGTGCATCTCTCCCGGTGACGTAACGGATTACGTAAATTGAAGAAAACCCCTCAAAAACTGCGATTCAGTGAATTCACCCTGTATGAATGAAATAGAGTTCCCTGCTTGACCCATGTATTCAGGCAAAACCATCCCTTTACCCGCCCGGTTGCTTGGCTCTACCACCCTGGCGGCGATCGTCTGCACTGATGTCTTGGCCTCCACTGCCCGCATCCACACAGACCAGGAGCAGACCTTAACGCTGATCCGCCGCGATCACCAGACCATGCAGGAAATCTGTCAACGCTACGATGGGCAGATTGTCAAATCTCTGGGAGATGGGCTCATCCTGCGGTTTGCCAGCGTTAAGTCTGCGCTTCTATGTGCCCTGGAATTTCAGGCCACCCTGGCCACCCGATCGGAGCAACCAGGACTGCAACATCGAATTGGGATTCATCTGGGAGAAGTGGCCTTCGGACATGAGGACGATCTGCTGGGGGATGCCGTCAATATTGCCGATTGTCTGCAGCATCTGGCCCAACCGGGGGGGGTTTGCCTGTCCCGATCAGTCTACGATGCGATCGTGGCCAGCCTCCCCATCCAGCTCCAGGACGGCGGCTTAGTTCACCTGAATGGTCTGGCATCAGAAATGCGGGTCTACCATGTGCTCCCGGCCTATTCCTTAACCAGTGCAGGACAGAGGAACTCATCGGATCAACTGGCCGCCATCAGTTTCACAGCAGTGGTTGATTACAATACCCGCATGCATCAGGATCAGACCTTGACTCTGGGACAACTGCAGCGCGATTTTCAACTTATGCGGGAGGTTGGCCTGCGCTACGAAGGGAAAGAGATCAAATCCCTGGGCTATGGTCTGGTGATGGCTTTTGCCAGTGCCGAACGGGCTGTCACCTGGGCGATCGAAGTGCAACGGGCCCTGGCAGTCCAGACAGCACGGTTGGACCAGGAAGACAATCTGGAACATCGGATCGGCATCCATCTGGGGGATGTGGAGTTTCGGGATGGGGATGTCATGGGGGATGTGGTCAATATTGCAGCCCGACTCCAACCGCTAGCAGCGCCTGGTGGAGTCTGTCTTTCCCAGGCCGTTTATGATGCTGTCATGAGCGGGTTACAGGTTAGCGTGGAGGATGGGGGTCTGCAGAACTTAAAGGGAATTCCCCACCCGGTGCGGGTCTATGACATTCCACCCCCACCACCCGTCACCATTACGCGGCGAAAGGTGTTCATTTCTTATCGGGCCAAGGAGCCTGATTTGGGTCTGGCCAGGGAGTTTCACCATGCCCTCACGGCTGCAGGTCACGAAGTTTTCATGGCGGGAGAGAGCATTCGACCTGGTGAAGACTGGGTGCAGCGAATTGATGCAGAATTGCAGCAATGTGACTACCTGCTGTTACTGCTCTCCGAAAAGGCCGTTGCCAGTGAGATGGTCACGGAGGAAGTCCGTCGGGCCAAAGGGTTACGGGATTTGAGCCCCGATCGTAAGCCCGTGATTCTGCCCATTCGGGTCAGTTTTCCCAGAACGGCCCCCCTCAATTATGACCTGCGGGGATTCCTCAATCGCATCCAACAGCGGGAGTGGGAATCGTCCGAAGATACTCCGGCACTCCTGGAAGAATATCTGGACCTGATTGAGCGAGGAGCCCTGTTGGAGAGTGTGGAAGGTTCGGAACTGACCCTGACCCCGGTAGTCGAGCGTTCCGATCTACCACCCCTGCCTGTTGCTGAACCAGAATTGCCGGGGGGGCAAATGGATGTGGCCTCTGCTTTCTATGTGGTGCGGGAGCCGATCGAGTCCTTCTGCTATCGGGAAATCACAAAAAATGGGGCCTTGATTCGGATTAAGGCTCCCCGACAGATGGGTAAGACATCCCTGATGGCCCACATTCTCTACCAGGCCAAGCAACAGACCTATCGCACTATCCCTCTAACGTTCCAGCTCACAGATGAGGCAGTCTTTACGGACCTGAACCAGTTCCTGCGCCGCTTCTGTGCTCTGGTCAGCCGCAAGCTGGGCATTCCCCTGAAGCAACTGGACGAATACTGGGATGACCAGTATTTCGGTCCCAAGGATAACTGCACTGAATTCTTCGAACAGTGCATCCTGGCTAACCTGGAAACTCCGCTGGTGCTGGCTCTGGATGAGGTCGATCAGGTCTTTGTCAATCACCGGGTCGCTAAAGAATTCTTGACACTGCTGCGGGCCTGGAATGAACAGGCCAAGGTGAGTGATATCTGGGCCCAGTTGCGGCTGGTTCTGGTCCATTCTACGGAAGTCTACATTGTCATGGACACGAACTCTTCTCCCTTTAATGTGGGACTGCCGATCGAGCTGCCGGAATTCACGCCAGAGCAGGTCGCCGATCTGGCCGATCGTCACGGTCTGATCTGGACCCCAACCCAGATCCAGCAACTGATGGCCATGATTGGGGGGCATCCCTATCTGGTTCGAGTCGCCATGTACTATGTCGCTCGGGGGGATGTCAACTTTGCGGAGCTGTTGCAGATGGCCGCAACCGAAGCAGGGCTCTATGGGGATCACCTGCGCCGCCACCTGTGGAACCTGGAGCAGCACAAGGATCTAGCAACTGCAATGGCTCAGGTGGTTGCGTCCGAAATACCTGTGCGTCTGGATGCAGAGCAGGCATTCAAACTCCATGGCATGGGCCTGGTCCAGTTGCATCAGAACAAAGTGACACCCCGTTACGACATGTATCGCCTGTACTTCCGAGACCGGTTGGGAGGGTAAAGATGCTTGAAACGATCGATCTCTCAAACCATAGCTACCAGGTTGGGGGCAGTCTTGCCGCTGATAACCCGACCTATGTGTTCCGCAGCGCGGATCAGGATCTGTATGAGCGCCTCCAAGCTGGCGAGTTCTGTTATGTTTTCAACGCTCGCCAGATGGGAAAATCCAGTCTACGGGTCCAAACTATGCGACGCCTGCAGGCAGAGGGAATCGCCTGTGCCGCGATCGACATCACGACGATCGGCAGTCAACAGGTCACGCCCATGCAGTGGTACGCAGGCATCATTGGGCAACTGATCAGTGGGTTTGGGCTGGGTAGCCGAGTCAACCGTCGCACCTGGCTGCGGGAGCGAGATACGCTTACCCCTGTAGAGTTGCTGGGGGAGTTTATTGAGACCGTGTTGCTGGTGGAGATTACCCAACCACTGGTCATCTTTATAGATGAAATTGACAGCATGCTGAGCCTGGTCAACTTTCCCAGAGATGACTTTTTTGCCCTGATCCGGGCCTGCTACAACCATCGGGCCGATCGGCCTGCTTATCAACGACTCAACTTTGTCTTGATTGGGGTCGCTAATCCCTCCGAGCTGATGCAGGATAAGGGCCGCACCCCCTTCAACATTGGTCAGGCAATTGAACTAACAGGATTCCAACTCCCAGCAGCGGCTCCCCTGGTGAGTGGTCTGGCCGATCAGGTGCGCGATCCCCTGGCGGTACTTCAGGCCATCCTGGATTGGACGGGTGGACAACCCTTTCTAACCCAGAAATTGTGTCGGCTGGTGGTCGAGGCAGCGGATCATGGGGCAGACTCCAGCCCTGACCGCTCTCCGACTGACCTGGTAGACCACATTGTTCAGGCCCGTATCCTGAGTGATTGGGAATCTCAGGACATCCCAGAGCATCTGAAAACCATCCGCGATCGGATCCGACGGAATGAGCTGCGGGTGCGGCGGATGCTGGGGCTGTACCGTCAGGTGTTGGTGACGGGGGCGATCGCGGCGGATGATAGCCTGGATCAGATGGACTTGCGTCTGTCTGGGCTGGTGGTGAAGCAGCAGGAGCACTTACAGGCTCGCAATCCCATTTACCAGCAAGTCTTTAACCTGGATTGGGTCGATCGGGAGCTGGATCACCTTCGCAGTTATGCCGATGCGCTGAAAGCCTGGTTGAAGTCCGATCGACAGGATCAGTCCTGTTTGTTGCGGGGACAGGTCTTGCAGGAGGCCCAGAGGGAGGTGCTGGGCAAAAGTCTGAGTGACGAGGATTACCAGTTTCTGGCCGCCAGTCAGGATCTGGCCCGCAGCCATTTGGAAAGTGCCCTGGATCTGGAGCGGCAGGCCAAAGAAGCCGAACGGCTGGCCAAGGAATCGGCCAAACGATCGCTGGACGAGGCCACCCAGATCCTGAATCGGGCTGAAAAACGGGCTCGTTCTCGCATCCGTCTCGGCTTCCTTGCCTTCAGTCTGTTAACGTTGACGGGGGTGGCTGCAGCCTCCATCATTGCTGGACTGGCCATTCAAGAAGCCAATCGGAATGTGAATGAAGTTCAGGGGATCATCGATCGGGTGATTGGGGACATGACCCAGGAGCAGGCCAAACATAACCAGATTGGGGCTCTGCTGATTGCCCTGGAAGCCGCTCAGAATCTGCAGGATATTGCGGTGAAGAACAGTACATTGCAGCAGAAATATCCCCATGCCCGCCTGATGATGGCCTTGGGCCTGCTGGAAGCCCGTCCCCATGAGGAGCTGCGACTGGCCCTGAGTCAGATTCTGGGCAATATGCGGGAGTATAATCAACTGAAGCAATCTGCCACGATTGCAGTTGTTGCCTTTAGCCCGGATAGTCGTTCTCTGGCCATTGCGTTGAGGAACGGCAGGGTAGTTCTCTGGGACCAGAAGACCCAGAACAAACAAGTATTTGAAGCCCATCGGGAGCGGATTACCAGTTTAAGTTTCACGCCGGACGGCACGAAACTGGTGACGACTTCTGCAGACAAGACGGCCAGCCTCTGGAATCTACCAAACCTGACCCGCAATCCCCAGCCACTGATACGTCTGCACCATCCTGATCAGGTCACAGGGAGTAGTATCAGTCCGGATGGAAAGCTGCTGGCCACGTCATCCAGCGATCGTAAGGTTCGGATCTGGAGCATGGCTGGAACCCCACTGCAGGTGTTAACCTATCCCTCACCCATCCGGTGGGTCAGTTTTAGTGGGGATGGCCGCTATCTGGCGATGGTTGTCGATGGATCTCCCCAGATCTGGGATTGGAATATAGGTAAGCCCCTACAAATCTTGAAAACGGAAGGGAGTGTGAATCGGGTCAGCTTCAGTCCTACCCGTCCAGTTCTGGTCTCAACCGCTTTTGATGGGTCCATCAACCTTTGGACACAAGATCCAGGCAGCGCCAACTGGCGATCCGTTCAGAAGCCGATTAAACAGCACCAGGACAGCATTCTTGGTCTCAGTTTTGGCAACCATGGGCAACAGTTTGCGACGGTATCTACCGATCTCACGATTCGGATTTGGTCTTTGCAAGGGAAACAGGTGCTGAAACTGCACCAGCAATCTTCAGCACGGGGGGTTAGTCTCAGCCCGGATGGTAACTACATCGCCACCACATCTTCCGATCGCATCGTTCGCCTCTGGAAGACCCAACAGCCAGAGGCCCCAGGCCAACCCCAGAAGCTGGCCGAACTAGATGTGCTGGTCGGTAAGGGTTGTACCTGGTTGCAGGATTATTTTGTCAACCATCCAGAGGATCTGCAGAAACTGCCAGTCTGTCAGGCCGCGCTCAAAGCCAGTCTTCCTGATAACACCTGGAAAACCTTGACCAATTCCACATCTGGGGAATTCAGAACAGCTTTTTGACCCGATCGGCCACCCTCTGCCAGAGCGGCTTCGGGGGTTTGGGCTGGAACGGGGACACGGCTGGTTTTTCTTCGTTCAGATAGCGGTAATGTTCCCAGATTTCCCAATAGGGACAACCCGGCTGTATCCGAAATCCGGCCCAATGGAGATATTGCAACGGTTGATTCACATTGGGATCTATCAAACGACCCTTGTCATCAAACACAAAATGCTTGCTCCCTGCCCAACTTCCCGGTGCGCCCCCAGACCGATGCACCACATTGAAGCGGCGAGCCACCCGTTTTAAGATCATGTAGTTGATGATTGGCTGATCCGAGGTTTTCTGGGAGAAATCAAAATACTCGGGATGGGCAGCACAATCTCTAAAACTTTCGTATAGGTCAGATTCGGAGAGTAAACCTTTTTTAGAGGCCCAGAAGCCACCATTGAACAGACCTTTCAGATCAGCTTCAGTGAAGACCTGATCCTCCAGAACTTTAGGACTAAAGACATTGGCAATTCCTCCAGCATGCTGATAGTCATAGCAGAGAAAATCGTAGTCTTTGAGATAATCTAGAACGTTAATTAAACGATCGAAGACAACAATATCTGTATCGATATAGGCGAATTCATCTAGGGGACCAAACCAGCAGGCTTGCTTGCGAAACTGATTCGGACGGGCGAAAAAATTCTCCCCGAAAATCTGCTGCAGTTGTCTAGAAAGTCGATCGATAAACTCTAAATCAGCAAAAGTTTGAACCCCAAACCGCTCTGCTAGAGTGGCAGCAACAATTTGATACTGATCATCGTAGGGAATCAGGATCACCGGGGTATCTGGGTCGTCAAGGCGAATACTATTTAACAGGGCGATGGCCTGATCTAGTACTTTATCGTTGGCAGTAATATAATATCCCCGACTCATAAATTCCCTTCACTGTATCAGGTTTAATTTTTTCAAAATTCTGGTGGCCAAACTCGGACCCTGATCATAAGGTTTGGGTTTGCCCATCAGCTTGGGCCGGTTTTCTGGCTCTTTCAAATAGCGATAATGCAAAAAGATATCTCGATAGAGAAAGCCGACGTTTTCACCAGCACAGAGTTGGGTAAAGACTGTGGAAGGCAGACCAATGAAATGAAGATAGGTCAGTCGATTTCCATGATCATAGAGAATGTTATTTCGGGCTTCAAAGTGGAGGGAAGTTACAGAGTTGCCAGTGATTTTCTCTGGAGGTAATTGGAAGGCTAGATTACAAATGGAGAGGGATGATCGCATCACCATGTAGTTGAGGATTGGTTGATCTGCAGCCATCGGATATAAAACTTCCGCTTCACCTTCCCGCAGTTTGCTGAGTAGCCATTCTCGTTTTTCCGCATCAAAAATTCCCCGTTTGGTCACATACATCCCTGAACAGAAAATCTCAGAGTTGATGCGCTCAGGTGGGAAAAGCTCAGAGAGCTTAGGGGAGGAAACTTCATAGACATGGGTCGGATCTTTGTGCTGAAAATCGTAAACAACCCAATCATGATGGTTAAGGTGCTCAAAGAGTACATCCACAGGAGCCATCAGCAGAGTATCCGCATCCATATACATGAAGCGATCGAAGGGACCGTCAAACGCAGGTAGGCGGCGGTGGGCACCCATCCGCCGGTAAGGTTCTTTCCAGCGCTGATGGGCTGTAGGATGGGCATCCCAGATATCCCGGACAAATTGATCCCACTTTTGGATCGAGTCCTGATCGTCATAGAGCTGGACGTTAGGCCGCCGTTCTATCTCTGCTTTAATCAACTCAACCCGATCGTCGTAGGGAAACACACAAACAGGCATGTTTGGCCCCATCATCACTTCAATGCTATTCAGCAACGCAATGAGTTGGTCGTAAACTCGATCGTTCGCTAACGTACAGATGCCGTCCATAAGTCTGTTTTAGGGTCCTAGGGTAATCTTTACGCGGAAAGCCGTTGGATGAATTCAGAAAGCCAATTGAGAAGATTTAATTTGTGAAGAATAATTTGTCTGGCTTCAGCGATCGCAGCCCTGGCCTCATACCAGGCATCTGGCGTCGCCGTCACCTCCCGGATATAGGCCAAACCTTTTTCATCCAGGCTGGGCAGCCGGAGAAAACTACCGGGAGGCAGGAGGCGATCGGCGGCTGACCCTCCATGGTAGATGGGCAGACACCAGGCCAGAAGTGCATCCCAAAGCTTCTCAGTTACATAGAGGTCATTGTCAGCATAGTTCTCAACGGTTAGATTGTAGGTGTAGGGAGCCATCCCATGCCACTTTTTATCCAGTGCCCCCCAGGATTTTGT
Coding sequences:
- a CDS encoding Npun_R2821/Npun_R2822 family protein; this translates as MSRGYYITANDKVLDQAIALLNSIRLDDPDTPVILIPYDDQYQIVAATLAERFGVQTFADLEFIDRLSRQLQQIFGENFFARPNQFRKQACWFGPLDEFAYIDTDIVVFDRLINVLDYLKDYDFLCYDYQHAGGIANVFSPKVLEDQVFTEADLKGLFNGGFWASKKGLLSESDLYESFRDCAAHPEYFDFSQKTSDQPIINYMILKRVARRFNVVHRSGGAPGSWAGSKHFVFDDKGRLIDPNVNQPLQYLHWAGFRIQPGCPYWEIWEHYRYLNEEKPAVSPFQPKPPKPLWQRVADRVKKLF
- a CDS encoding AAA-like domain-containing protein, which codes for MYSGKTIPLPARLLGSTTLAAIVCTDVLASTARIHTDQEQTLTLIRRDHQTMQEICQRYDGQIVKSLGDGLILRFASVKSALLCALEFQATLATRSEQPGLQHRIGIHLGEVAFGHEDDLLGDAVNIADCLQHLAQPGGVCLSRSVYDAIVASLPIQLQDGGLVHLNGLASEMRVYHVLPAYSLTSAGQRNSSDQLAAISFTAVVDYNTRMHQDQTLTLGQLQRDFQLMREVGLRYEGKEIKSLGYGLVMAFASAERAVTWAIEVQRALAVQTARLDQEDNLEHRIGIHLGDVEFRDGDVMGDVVNIAARLQPLAAPGGVCLSQAVYDAVMSGLQVSVEDGGLQNLKGIPHPVRVYDIPPPPPVTITRRKVFISYRAKEPDLGLAREFHHALTAAGHEVFMAGESIRPGEDWVQRIDAELQQCDYLLLLLSEKAVASEMVTEEVRRAKGLRDLSPDRKPVILPIRVSFPRTAPLNYDLRGFLNRIQQREWESSEDTPALLEEYLDLIERGALLESVEGSELTLTPVVERSDLPPLPVAEPELPGGQMDVASAFYVVREPIESFCYREITKNGALIRIKAPRQMGKTSLMAHILYQAKQQTYRTIPLTFQLTDEAVFTDLNQFLRRFCALVSRKLGIPLKQLDEYWDDQYFGPKDNCTEFFEQCILANLETPLVLALDEVDQVFVNHRVAKEFLTLLRAWNEQAKVSDIWAQLRLVLVHSTEVYIVMDTNSSPFNVGLPIELPEFTPEQVADLADRHGLIWTPTQIQQLMAMIGGHPYLVRVAMYYVARGDVNFAELLQMAATEAGLYGDHLRRHLWNLEQHKDLATAMAQVVASEIPVRLDAEQAFKLHGMGLVQLHQNKVTPRYDMYRLYFRDRLGG
- the lepB gene encoding signal peptidase I, which translates into the protein MNPNRTGSDNLSTHRIPAKNPWLAVNLSMLFPGLGLIYANRFPEGGCFLALELAVLTILGWSVFGANGNTMVGLALILPAIFIYVASLFESYRCVSGISILAAQNRLNRQKDPWFAVFLSQLIPGLGHFHLEDLVTGSALMVLTLIALGLSSRSSWLLLAPPLLYAIACYHISTAFQPQFRSRQQLLLLLITAIMVLRLTLGSIPIWVRFFVEPFIVPSSSMLPTLQVGDRIFVDKSPAYRPRQEDLIVFQAPQAALAGDSKKIRFYVKRIIGEPGQIIQVKDWRVYVDGLPLQENYIAEPPAYLWGPKTVPPGSYFVMGDNRNDSFDSHVWGFLSQSQIIGRAYKIYWPPRRIKAL
- a CDS encoding AAA-like domain-containing protein: MLETIDLSNHSYQVGGSLAADNPTYVFRSADQDLYERLQAGEFCYVFNARQMGKSSLRVQTMRRLQAEGIACAAIDITTIGSQQVTPMQWYAGIIGQLISGFGLGSRVNRRTWLRERDTLTPVELLGEFIETVLLVEITQPLVIFIDEIDSMLSLVNFPRDDFFALIRACYNHRADRPAYQRLNFVLIGVANPSELMQDKGRTPFNIGQAIELTGFQLPAAAPLVSGLADQVRDPLAVLQAILDWTGGQPFLTQKLCRLVVEAADHGADSSPDRSPTDLVDHIVQARILSDWESQDIPEHLKTIRDRIRRNELRVRRMLGLYRQVLVTGAIAADDSLDQMDLRLSGLVVKQQEHLQARNPIYQQVFNLDWVDRELDHLRSYADALKAWLKSDRQDQSCLLRGQVLQEAQREVLGKSLSDEDYQFLAASQDLARSHLESALDLERQAKEAERLAKESAKRSLDEATQILNRAEKRARSRIRLGFLAFSLLTLTGVAAASIIAGLAIQEANRNVNEVQGIIDRVIGDMTQEQAKHNQIGALLIALEAAQNLQDIAVKNSTLQQKYPHARLMMALGLLEARPHEELRLALSQILGNMREYNQLKQSATIAVVAFSPDSRSLAIALRNGRVVLWDQKTQNKQVFEAHRERITSLSFTPDGTKLVTTSADKTASLWNLPNLTRNPQPLIRLHHPDQVTGSSISPDGKLLATSSSDRKVRIWSMAGTPLQVLTYPSPIRWVSFSGDGRYLAMVVDGSPQIWDWNIGKPLQILKTEGSVNRVSFSPTRPVLVSTAFDGSINLWTQDPGSANWRSVQKPIKQHQDSILGLSFGNHGQQFATVSTDLTIRIWSLQGKQVLKLHQQSSARGVSLSPDGNYIATTSSDRIVRLWKTQQPEAPGQPQKLAELDVLVGKGCTWLQDYFVNHPEDLQKLPVCQAALKASLPDNTWKTLTNSTSGEFRTAF
- a CDS encoding pentapeptide repeat-containing protein, which codes for MDIDELLKRYAAGERDFSRIDLGKANLYRANLSEINLAEANLANADLSRANLFRANLRGANLSYASLTAVNLTGANLSEANLSHANLIVAELCKANLTHTKLITARLWKANLNGANLSQAKVNHADMGLTDLVGAILIETHLREVDLSGANLITANLKKADLRQANLLGANLWKANLEGTNLSGATMADGIIHP
- a CDS encoding thioredoxin domain-containing protein; this encodes MPNRLAQSQSLYLRKHAENPIDWWPWCDEALETAKRENKPIFLSIGYSSCHWCTVMEGEAFSDLTIAEYMNTYFLPIKVDREERPDLDTIYMQALQMMVGQGGWPLNVFLSPEDRVPFYGGTYFPVEPRYGRPGFLRVLQELRRYYDTDKEELLGIREKILGALQSSVLIQPGQVLNADQFRQGVEKTVGVLSPRGSGPSFPMIPYADLTLRAARFQMQSPDNARQLATQRGILLALGGIYDHVGGGFHRYTVDPNWTVPHFEKMLYDNGQIMEYLANLWTTGVQEPAFETAIAGTLQWLQREMTAPAGYFYAAQDADSFHTAHDIEPEEGAFYVWTYPELEAQLTADEFAELIENFTVTPEGNFEGKSVLQRYEIGVLSVNLKSALDKLFQIRYGENRQTLTTFPPARNNQEAKSHDWPGRIPPVTDTKMIVAWNSLMISGLARAATAFQASDYLQPAIQAANFIRQHQWQDGRFHRLNYEGQIAVLAQSEDYALFIKALLDLQQASLVVVGAAPEPMTNWLEQAMRVQEEFDEFLWSVELGGYYNTAADAGRDLIVRERSYVDNATPAANGVAIANLVRLALLSENLDYLDRAEQALQSFGSILQRTPQACPSLFTALDWFYNQTLVRVPADQLNALASRYLPATVLATTEDLPVGAVGLVCQGLLCREPAQTWKQLHQQLVESQVRTGG